The following proteins are encoded in a genomic region of Anticarsia gemmatalis isolate Benzon Research Colony breed Stoneville strain chromosome 17, ilAntGemm2 primary, whole genome shotgun sequence:
- the LOC142980182 gene encoding uncharacterized protein LOC142980182: NHLENYDKCRFYVYLYKVQFIFQSHINHVFTTLTRYGTIRTLSALYESDKTLYVSPSIRELLRPITNPEIKAQESYMNKTQMIPESYSLGFALDHPRTALVGRKQDILIEILGQYVDEYGKPLINIIDECFYTFYLSYIARPGFPFYEELQRFMQRIGEAGLPHIYYRWTCDMLGVPSSLPKVRSEPRPFAKVKLENQCVAFGMLVLGYFVSLIVFALEIWRGKRDPNIVVVE; this comes from the exons aatcacttaGAAAACTATGACAAATGCAGATTTTATGTCTACCTATATAAAGTACAGTTCATATTTCAGAGTCATATAAACCACGTATTCACAACGCTTACTCGATACGGTACAATCAGAACTCTAAGCGCACTGTACGAATCCGACAAGACATTGTATGTGTCGCCCTCAATTAGAGAGTTGCTGAGACCTATCACTAATCCAGAGATCAAGGCACAAGAGAGCTATATGAATAAAACACAAATGATTCCAGAAAGTTATTCACTAG GTTTCGCCCTCGATCACCCTCGGACGGCACTTGTAGGAAGAAAACAGGACATCTTGATAGAAATTCTGGGGCAATACGTAGACGAGTACGGCAAACCTTTGATTAACATCATAGACGAGTGTTTCTACACATTTTACCTATCGTATATCGCTCGGCCAG GTTTTCCATTCTACGAAGAGCTACAACGGTTTATGCAGCGTATCGGGGAAGCAGGTCTCCCACACATCTACTACAGATGGACGTGTGACATGCTCGGCGTACCATCGTCTCTACCCAAAGTACGCAGTGAACCGCGGCCCTTCGCTAAAGTCAAGCTAGAAAACCAATGCGTGGCTTTCGGAATGCTTGTTTTAGGATATTTTGTATCTCTTATTGTATTTGCATTGGAAATCTGGAGAGGTAAACGTGATCCTAATATTGTAGTTGTCGAGTGA
- the LOC142980183 gene encoding uncharacterized protein LOC142980183 — MKMLFSFVFTVVIVTTNGQLVPYQEVTCPAKFMFVKGTQSVLVDLDGSTDPDLKTCELKRTALSQSVLLIDGCHTLHNLVLRKYMSNDDPNVIIMTKHLTNNVFTEPLLSKLLRSHRSPVFFIVTDSDTFKCENGTLERREFLKLQSFMNKLWHRYKITHVGVTFPMSCKYKIAVYYGKRNTVNLIYDRTIKLLDIKEINKPIKISETKLTEDYPLRANIFFRFPTSINDCKNLHYYTKINLSLTEGYCGLDALVMHDIVKHFKFKLYFPQDQNCYRYGYEIGNNVTGSLGCIVRKELDISFNSRFMTMYSEDYIFFLHYVAVDSLCAVVKRADVIPVFLYVINVYEFHLWVIIVTVLLTMGICMWVADKFKNKIKTDRKREHWFFYIKDAFLSTLFGFSIEKSGKLYLLRGTCLCCSIMFVAVYQVRKYLFS; from the coding sequence ATGAAAATGTTGTTCTCCTTTGTTTTCACCGTCGTAATTGTAACAACAAATGGGCAACTTGTACCATATCAAGAAGTCACCTGCCCAGCGAAATTCATGTTTGTAAAGGGAACGCAATCGGTACTCGTAGACTTGGATGGAAGTACTGACCCAGATTTAAAAACATGTGAACTGAAAAGAACAGCTCTAAGCCAGTCTGTACTCTTAATTGATGGATGTCATACATTACATAACCTCGTGCTACGAAAATATATGTCAAACGACGATCCTAACGTGATAATAATGACGAAGCATTTGactaataatgtttttacgGAACCTTTGCTTTCGAAGCTACTAAGATCTCATCGGTCCCCAGTCTTCTTTATTGTAACAGATAGTGACACTTTCAAATGTGAAAATGGAACATTAGAACGTCGTGAGTTTTTAAAGTTGCAGTCTTTCATGAATAAGTTGTGGCACAGATATAAGATAACGCACGTCGGAGTAACATTTCCCATGTCCTGCAAATACAAGATTGCTGTCTATTATGGAAAACGCAATACTGTAAATCTCATATACGACCGCACTATCAAATTACTTGATATAAAAGAAATTAACAAGCCTATAAAAATCAGTGAAACAAAATTAACGGAGGATTATCCTCTgagagcaaatattttttttagatttccgACATCTATCAATGACTGTAAAAATCTACACTACTACACGAAAATTAACTTGTCACTAACAGAAGGGTACTGCGGATTAGATGCATTGGTAATGCATGACATAGTAAagcattttaaattcaaattatactTTCCTCAAGACCAAAACTGTTATAGGTATGGGTATGAGATCGGTAACAATGTCACTGGCAGTCTCGGCTGTATAGTGCGTAAAGAACTAGATATTTCATTCAACTCCAGATTTATGACGATGTATTCCgaagattatatatttttcttgcatTACGTTGCTGTCGATTCCCTTTGTGCTGTGGTCAAACGTGCCGACGTAATACCAGTATTTCTTTACGTAATTAACGTATATGAATTTCATTTATGGGTGATTATTGTAACCGTATTGTTAACAATGGGTATATGCATGTGGGTGGCGGACAaattcaagaataaaataaaaaccgacCGAAAAAGAGAACATTGGTTTTTTTACATCAAAGATGCATTTCTATCGACATTGTTTGGATTTTCGATAGAGAAAAGTGGAAAATTGTATCTACTGAGAGGCACCTGCCTGTGTTGTTCAATTATGTTTGTAGCTGTGTATCAGGTGCGTAAATATCTTTTTTCTTAG
- the LOC142979768 gene encoding uncharacterized protein LOC142979768 isoform X1: MILYRILAVVTLLLVPGSKAGISPIHDMKEKVLNSKTFGERIFMTSPHNALKHLDTSILKATKNVTQSPEMDENLYQISKDMVSAILSKLEIQDKITRITKEALEAPGRNKGITAIETRRILDYISRTLSGHILSITRASTEPELHRLVYGLAQIAAEVSIVSALKDTTYSVALSKKQSVDLSLRKKRSIASTSDNVITPAPPVTDTTIYNIILNKSSSNPFKLVNNTLPAKTGSGNLISPYSVISRNEKKSVRILNGKSSLPGLVKGFLNQTVLDMENKDPLDNVTDPIMLEKSINNTHYIASDVPTLDAQEMSAPGLVDDWADPRDNIYKSSLNPEVAADIEIDQPEFEEDAGSEKRAKQKLERLEMKAKKAILYAGDVAYLTAASVVALRRALTASIEVQMSVRYARNGMSNHQDLMMNLAKTAAQQAGKEAKSATSKSLACERVIKLALKYTAQSHGANLNHVANRVVMDTLSLATLAKSMAFVSSDIAINSLYQATDLKQPS, from the exons ATGAttttgtatagaattttggCAGTGGTGACACTGCTTCTT GTTCCTGGGTCGAAGGCAGGAATATCGCCAATCCACGATATGAAAGAGAAAGTGTTAAATTCAAAAACGTTTGGAGAACGAATTTTTATGACGTCACCTCATAATGCTTTGAAACATTTAGATACTTCCATATTAAAAGCAACTAAAAACGTAACTCAGAGTCCTGAAATGGATGAGAACCTTTATCAGATATCAAAAGACATGGTGTCAGCCATTTTGTCCAAGTTAGAAATTCAAGATAAAATTACAAGAATTACAAAAGAAGCTCTCGAAGCACCTGGCAGGAATAAGGGCATAACAGCTATTGAGACGAGACGTATTTTAGACTACATTTCCCGTACATTGTCTGGACATATTCTTAGTATTACTCGGGCTTCTACTGAGCCTGAATTGCATCGTTTGGTTTACGGTCTAGCACAAATCGCTGCAGAAGTATCTATAGTGTCAGCCTTAAAAGATACGACTTATTCAGTAGCACTATCTAAAAAGCAGTCTGTTGATTTATCTTTGCGTAAGAAAAGATCTATTGCATCTACGTCAGACAATGTAATTACTCCGGCTCCTCCAGTAACAGAtacaacaatttataatatcataCTTAACAAATCATCTTCAAATCCTTTCAAGCTTGTAAACAACACTTTGCCCGCGAAAACTGGTTCTGGAAACCTAATATCCCCGTATTCAGTTATTTCCAGAAATGAAAAGAAATCAGTTCGGATTCTTAACGGTAAGAGTAGCTTACCGGGTTTAGTTAAAGGATTTTTGAATCAAACAGTTTTAGACATGGAAAATAAGGATCCATTAGATAATGTGACGGATCCAATTATGTTGGAGAAATCCATCAATAATACTCATTACATTGCATCTGATGTACCAACATTAGATGCCCAAGAAATGTCAGCACCAGGTCTTGTTGATGACTGGGCTGATCCAAGAGATAACATTTATAAGTCATCGTTGAACCCTGAGGTAGCAGCCGATATAGAAATCGACCAGCCAGAATTTGAAGAAGATGCTGGTAGTGAAAAACGAGCCAAACAAAAGTTGGAAAGATTGGAAATGAAGGCTAAAAAAGCTATACTTTATGCTGGTGATGTGGCATATCTGACTGCAGCCAGCGTTGTCGCTTTAAGGCGTGCACTGACTGCATCTATCGAAGTTCAAATGTCTGTAAGGTATGCTAGAAATGGAATGTCTAACCACCAAGACTTGATGATGAATTTGGCGAAAACAGCTGCTCAACAAGCCGGCAAAGAAGCGAAGAGTGCAACATCAAAGTCATTGGCTTGTGAAAGGGTTATAAAATTGGCCCTCAAGTACACTGCGCAGTCACATGGAGCTAACCTGAACCACGTTGCTAATAGAGTTGTAATGGACACCTTGTCGTTGGCAACACTTGCAAAATCTATGGCGTTTGTTTCTTCTGATATAGCAATTAATTCACTGTATCAGGCAACTGATTTAAAACAACCATCGTAA
- the LOC142979768 gene encoding uncharacterized protein LOC142979768 isoform X2, which translates to MKEKVLNSKTFGERIFMTSPHNALKHLDTSILKATKNVTQSPEMDENLYQISKDMVSAILSKLEIQDKITRITKEALEAPGRNKGITAIETRRILDYISRTLSGHILSITRASTEPELHRLVYGLAQIAAEVSIVSALKDTTYSVALSKKQSVDLSLRKKRSIASTSDNVITPAPPVTDTTIYNIILNKSSSNPFKLVNNTLPAKTGSGNLISPYSVISRNEKKSVRILNGKSSLPGLVKGFLNQTVLDMENKDPLDNVTDPIMLEKSINNTHYIASDVPTLDAQEMSAPGLVDDWADPRDNIYKSSLNPEVAADIEIDQPEFEEDAGSEKRAKQKLERLEMKAKKAILYAGDVAYLTAASVVALRRALTASIEVQMSVRYARNGMSNHQDLMMNLAKTAAQQAGKEAKSATSKSLACERVIKLALKYTAQSHGANLNHVANRVVMDTLSLATLAKSMAFVSSDIAINSLYQATDLKQPS; encoded by the coding sequence ATGAAAGAGAAAGTGTTAAATTCAAAAACGTTTGGAGAACGAATTTTTATGACGTCACCTCATAATGCTTTGAAACATTTAGATACTTCCATATTAAAAGCAACTAAAAACGTAACTCAGAGTCCTGAAATGGATGAGAACCTTTATCAGATATCAAAAGACATGGTGTCAGCCATTTTGTCCAAGTTAGAAATTCAAGATAAAATTACAAGAATTACAAAAGAAGCTCTCGAAGCACCTGGCAGGAATAAGGGCATAACAGCTATTGAGACGAGACGTATTTTAGACTACATTTCCCGTACATTGTCTGGACATATTCTTAGTATTACTCGGGCTTCTACTGAGCCTGAATTGCATCGTTTGGTTTACGGTCTAGCACAAATCGCTGCAGAAGTATCTATAGTGTCAGCCTTAAAAGATACGACTTATTCAGTAGCACTATCTAAAAAGCAGTCTGTTGATTTATCTTTGCGTAAGAAAAGATCTATTGCATCTACGTCAGACAATGTAATTACTCCGGCTCCTCCAGTAACAGAtacaacaatttataatatcataCTTAACAAATCATCTTCAAATCCTTTCAAGCTTGTAAACAACACTTTGCCCGCGAAAACTGGTTCTGGAAACCTAATATCCCCGTATTCAGTTATTTCCAGAAATGAAAAGAAATCAGTTCGGATTCTTAACGGTAAGAGTAGCTTACCGGGTTTAGTTAAAGGATTTTTGAATCAAACAGTTTTAGACATGGAAAATAAGGATCCATTAGATAATGTGACGGATCCAATTATGTTGGAGAAATCCATCAATAATACTCATTACATTGCATCTGATGTACCAACATTAGATGCCCAAGAAATGTCAGCACCAGGTCTTGTTGATGACTGGGCTGATCCAAGAGATAACATTTATAAGTCATCGTTGAACCCTGAGGTAGCAGCCGATATAGAAATCGACCAGCCAGAATTTGAAGAAGATGCTGGTAGTGAAAAACGAGCCAAACAAAAGTTGGAAAGATTGGAAATGAAGGCTAAAAAAGCTATACTTTATGCTGGTGATGTGGCATATCTGACTGCAGCCAGCGTTGTCGCTTTAAGGCGTGCACTGACTGCATCTATCGAAGTTCAAATGTCTGTAAGGTATGCTAGAAATGGAATGTCTAACCACCAAGACTTGATGATGAATTTGGCGAAAACAGCTGCTCAACAAGCCGGCAAAGAAGCGAAGAGTGCAACATCAAAGTCATTGGCTTGTGAAAGGGTTATAAAATTGGCCCTCAAGTACACTGCGCAGTCACATGGAGCTAACCTGAACCACGTTGCTAATAGAGTTGTAATGGACACCTTGTCGTTGGCAACACTTGCAAAATCTATGGCGTTTGTTTCTTCTGATATAGCAATTAATTCACTGTATCAGGCAACTGATTTAAAACAACCATCGTAA